Part of the Crossiella cryophila genome, CGACTGAAGGGCGACTCGACATGGCACCGCCAACCGCGGACCAGGTCCGCGCCGCGACCGCGGCACTGCGCGACGAAGCCGATGTGTGGGACAGGCAGGCCGGGGAGATGGGCGAGGTCGTCACCCTGGCGGAGGCGATGCGGCTCAACCGGGTGCAGGCCGGGCTGTTCCAGCTCGTCTTCGACACCTACACCGAGGTGGTGAACCAGGTGGTCGACAGGTCGGGCGAGGGCGTCAGGCGGATGGGGGAGGTCGCGAACACGCTGCGCCAGGTGGCCGACACCTATGAGCGGGAAGAGGCCGCCAACCTGCACAGGATC contains:
- a CDS encoding type VII secretion target, producing the protein MAPPTADQVRAATAALRDEADVWDRQAGEMGEVVTLAEAMRLNRVQAGLFQLVFDTYTEVVNQVVDRSGEGVRRMGEVANTLRQVADTYEREEAANLHRIKGLY